One region of Pogona vitticeps strain Pit_001003342236 chromosome 1, PviZW2.1, whole genome shotgun sequence genomic DNA includes:
- the NHSL1 gene encoding NHS-like protein 1 isoform X15 — translation MYTMVILCTLSCLFYVCVSILFSLSLIHFLFSLTQQSSLLDCLPQSCLNACCCLIPWKIKCSSPSEEEKLITIKRPRTPVSNEFSDIDTQTNWTKSLPLPTPEEKMRQQAQAVQTDVIPINVTAVGTGKSDFRSHSLCVPDRYSTLGRLDSYRSSVQQCDTKDSSCQTEEVKVVPPSVRRIRAQKGQGIAAQMSLLSSSSGNMSVMSDSAGVVFPSRLNNDLGFHSLPRSGARVSLQLLERRHSLSKSTEDGASSHLISRLQADGSIDHLRNSGRTDVLPRTKPQEVRNFEREQAEGPACVVSPHATYSTSIIPNATLSSSSEVIAIHTTHSAGSADSKITSSSSYSKPRDNLVANCMASTRDQHNSSSGTWRENSSTHHSHSSDTVSSNAVMVHALGDSGVSLSGAGTLGNAPQNLTTNCRNNLNLPSHSRDIESQSESGYLGEKTQGRVLNTTNYSGFKRSENEETPIHKLNCATPACSTPVSTLSTGSLERVSAKEDSSSLYSVDHDGYYTSMHVDSGLKSGKACSNNSFGNPRHSATNVFDGVEKKSLGDLSSCSDKSLSRSISLKKAKKPPLPPSRTDSLRRIPKKKSESNGQVLDDSLIASLQHSLQLNLKSKNGSSPSQSPCSDYDDPWVLRSRSQSSVSASSSMMSATGLNMYSICAVTPSQSETSSIKSEYADQWGYYSDFPGMPDDQLKSPVVHSTNSAPKLNEYNVSISHPDDTSKASAPHVPSGLSKPKITSPEKSHRVTSPSSGYSSQSNTPTALTPVPVILRSMSTGNGRPKTKPKVPERKSSLLSSVSVSSSSTSLSSNTSAEGSVSVKKPDPGLSFPLVSPSPLMSPDDDTGDALPPPPPPAADGIDVPPPPGSPNFPPPPPEAVVSASFPQNAPWLHCQDSTVSHFFPSSLPLPPPPFPSSVPPPAPPLDPKFTKDPYKHAPYLSKKYIQEDSYHSTIKQPLNKEELPRPVMPLVTTQALQMVQLRSVRKAAISEAEESVESTSKTYSQEKLAEVFSTQSPLKPCAPMKENESMDDGEVKPQRVSDKSFVYSLSHRSYPSLSDGGPQHTSNKMLGDGANLAHSFTTNLPHASVEEALEQNQGSHCDLLSSSLQGESGFLNKLQGTSPNKKPPPVSKKPKLFVMVPPPQPDVVAEKIGEVSETVRSSPIVTTSDAAVVQYSQAEDYPADGFSSFEMDSGGLVPGGGAVSSPAYDTLESSISTQQPAQEEQTCIFEEIGADRNGDRLSIPDRHLPQGDESAEVSESDAATILLLQSPVLEEGSEMVAMPTRPRTTEDLFAAIHRSKRKVLGRKDSEDDHGRNHSPSPPVTPTGASPNLCSLKQAGSIQRSIRKSSTSNDNFKALLLKKGSRSDTSSRMSAAEMLKNTDPRFQRAKVDLPWDLSDNTTSSSPTKNRRAQEEWARSEGLMPRSLSFSSARYSRSRTPPSAASSKYSVRNRIQSSPMTVISEGDIEATEPGENRTHKSLEEEQLDVFDIDEIDFHEDGGSSDSSTVHPDLVV, via the exons CAGTTGGCACTGGTAAAAGCGACTTCCGTAGCCATTCGTTATGTGTCCCTGATCGCTATTCCACGCTAGGAAGACTTGATAGCTATCGCTCTTCTGTGCAACAGTGTGACACCAAGGACTCCAGCTGTCAGACAGAGGAAGTTAAAGTGGTGCCACCTTCAGTGAGGCGAATACGTGCACAGAAAGGCCAAGGAATTGCAGCCCAGATGTCACTGTTGTCCAGTTCTTCTGGCAATATGTCTGTGATGAGTGATTCTGCTGGAGTAGTATTTCCTTCTCGCTTAAACAATGATCTAGGTTTTCATAGCCTACCTCGGTCTGGGGCAAGAGTGTCCCTACAGCTATTGGAACGTAGGCACAGCCTCTCTAAGTCAACAGAAGATGGAGCTTCATCACATCTGATAAGCAGATTGCAAGCAGATGGTAGCATAGATCACCTGAGGAACAGCGGTAGGACAGATGTGCTTCCAAGAACAAAGCCTCAAGAGGTAAGGAACTTTgagagagaacaagcagaagGCCCAGCATGTGTGGTTTCTCCACATGCAACTTACTCAACCAGCATCATACCAAATGCTACTCTGTCATCTTCCTCAGAAGTGATTGCCATTCACACCACACACAGTGCTGGATCAGCGGATAGTAAAATCACAAGTTCCTCTTCATATTCAAAACCTAGAGACAATCTTGTTGCCAACTGCATGGCAAGCACAAGAGACCAACATAATTCTTCTAGTGGTACTTGGAGGGAGAATAGTTCAACACATCACTCACACTCCTCAGACACTGTATCATCAAACGCTGTGATGGTGCATGCTCTTGGAGATTCAGGAGTATCTCTTAGTGGTGCAGGAACtttgggaaatgcccctcaaaaTCTTACCACCAACTGTAGGAACAATCTGAATCTTCCCAGCCACTCTCGAGACATTGAGAGTCAAAGTGAATCAGGTTATTTGGGAGAAAAAACACAAGGAAGAGTTCTGAACACCACAAACTACAGTGGGTTCAAACGCTCTGAAAATGAAGAGACTCCTATACACAAGTTGAATTGTGCTACTCCAGCATGCTCCACACCTGTGAGTACCTTGAGCACTGGTAGTCTTGAAAGAGTCTCAGCCAAAGAAGACTCAAGCTCTTTATATTCTGTGGACCATGATGGGTATTACACCTCCATGCATGTTGACTCTGGACTCAAGTCTGGTAAAGCCTGCAGTAATAACAGCTTTGGTAACCCCAGGCATAGTGCCACTAATGTGTTTGATGGAGTTGAGAAGAAATCTCTGGGGGACTTGTCGAGCTGCAGTGACAAGTCCCTCTCACGAAGCATATCCttgaaaaaagcaaagaaaccaccTCTACCACCATCTAGAACAGACTCTCTCAGAAGGATCCCCAAGAAGAAATCTGAGTCCAATGGGCAAGTATTGGATGACTCGTTGATTGCTAGCCTCCAACACTCCTTGCAGTTGAACCTCAAGAGCAAAAATGGCAGCTCACCATCCCAAAGCCCCTGCAGTGATTATGATGACCCTTGGGTGCTGCGCTCACGTAGCCAAAGTTCAGTGAGTGCCAGTAGCAGCATGATGTCTGCAACAGGCCTGAACATGTACTCCATCTGTGCTGTCACACCTTCCCAGAGTGAGACGAGCAGTATCAAATCAGAATATGCTGACCAGTGGGGTTATTATAGTGATTTTCCTGGGATGCCTGATGATCAGTTAAAATCCCCAGTAGTTCATTCCACTAATTCTGCACCCAAGCTGAATGAGTATAATGTTAGCATCAGCCACCCTGATGACACATCCAAAGCTTCTGCACCACATGTGCCCAGTGGGTTATCCAAACCAAAAATAACTTCTCCAGAAAAATCACATAGAGTAACATCACCATCTAGTGGATATTCTAGCCAGTCCAACACACCTACAGCACTTACACCGGTGCCGGTCATTCTCAGATCTATGTCAACAGGAAATGGGAGGCCCAAGACAAAGCCTAAAGTGCCTGAAAGGAAGTCATCCCTGCTGTCTTCCGTTTCagtgtcttcctcctccacatcACTTTCTTCCAATACATCTGCTGAAGGAAGTGTGAGTGTGAAGAAACCTGACCCTGGACTGAGCTTCCCTCTGGTTTCTCCTTCCCCACTCATGTCTCCCGACGACGACACTGGTGATGctcttcctcccccaccacccccagcagCAGATGGTATAGACGTGCCTCCTCCCCCTGGGTCTCCCAATTTCCCACCACCTCCCCCAGAAGCTGTTGTAAGTGCATCATTTCCTCAGAATGCTCCGTGGCTTCATTGTCAAGATTCGACAGTGAGTCATTTCTTTccttcatctcttccccttccccctcctcctttcccctcttcaGTCCCTCCGCCAGCACCACCACTGGACCCCAAATTCACAAAAGATCCATATAAACATGCACCCTATTTGTCAAAAAAATACATTCAGGAAGATTCTTATCACAGCACAATAAAACAGCCATTAAACAAGGAAGAGCTCCCGAGGCCTGTGATGCCTCTGGTAACCACTCAAGCACTTCAAATGGTACAGCTAAGATCTGTACGGAAAGCGGCAATATCGGAGGCAGAAGAGTCAGTTGAATCCACTTCCAAAACCTATTCTCAGGAAAAATTGGCTGAAGTTTTTTCAACACAGTCACCTTTAAAACCGTGTGCGCCTATGAAGGAGAATGAGAGTATGGATGATGGTGAGGTGAAACCCCAGAGAGTTTCTGACAAAAGTTTTGTTTACAGCCTTAGTCACAGGTCTTATCCAAGCCTCAGTGATGGTGGGCCTCAACATACCAGTAATAAAATGCTTGGAGATGGAGCAAATCTAGCTCACTCATTTACCACCAATTTACCACACGCTAGTGTTGAAGAAGCACTAGAGCAGAACCAAGGTTCTCACTGTGATCTTTTAAGTTCATCACTCCAGGGAGAGTCAGGGTTTCTCAACAAGCTTCAGGGTACATCACCAAACAAGAAGCCACCACCTGTTTCAAAGAAACCCAAACTGTTTGTGATGGTACCACCCCCACAGCCCGATGTTGTAGCAGAAAAAATAGGAGAAGTGAGTGAAACAGTCAGAAGCTCTCCAATTGTAACTACAAGTGATGCTGCAGTTGTACAGTACAGCCAGGCTGAAGACTATCCTGCAGATGGATTCTCTTCCTTTGAAATGGACTCTGGCGGTCTGGTTCCAGGAGGAGGAGCTGTCAGTTCCCCAGCCTATGATACACTGGAAAGCAGCATCTCAACACAGCAGCCCGCACAGGAGGAACAGACTTGCATATTTGAAGAAATTGGTGCTGACAGAAATGGAGACAGACTCTCGATACCAGATAGGCACCTGCCTCAGGGGGATGAAAGTG CTGAAGTGTCTGAATCAGATGCAGCAACCATTCTTTTACTGCAAAGCCCTGTTCTTGAGGAAGGCAGTGAGATGGTGGCAATGCCAACTAGACCACGGACTACTGAGGATCTTTTTGCAGCCATTCACAG ATCCAAAAGGAAAGTCCTTGGCCGCAAAGACTCTGAGGATGATCATGGCCGAAATCATTCGCCATCACCCCCAGTTACACCAACAGGTGCTTCCCCAAATCTGTGTTCCCTTAAGCAGGCCGGATCAATTCAAAGAAGCATTCGCAAGAGTAGTACCAGCAATGACAACTTTAAAGCTTTGCTGCTTAAGAAAGGGAGTCGCTCAGACACTAGTTCTCGCATGTCAGCAGCAGAGATGCTCAAGAATACAGACCCAAGGTTTCAAAGAGCCAAGGTAGACTTGCCCTGGGATCTCAGTGACAATACCACAAGTTCTTCTCCTACCAAGAACAGACGGGCCCAGGAAGAATGGGCCAGGAGTGAAGGCCTGATGCCAAGGAGCCTGTCCTTTTCCAGTGCCAGGTATAGTCGATCTCGAACCCCACCCTCTGCTGCAAGCAGCAAGTATAGTGTTCGAAACCGGATCCAGAGTAGCCCTATGACTGTTATCAGCGAGGGAGACATAGAAGCAACAGAACCTGGAGAAAACAGGACTCACAAGTCTTTGGAAGAGGAGCAGCTGGATGTGTTTGACATTGATGAAATTGACTTTCATGAAGATGGAGGTTCCAGTGACAGTTCCACAGTGCACCCAGATTTGGTAGTTTAG
- the HEBP2 gene encoding heme-binding protein 2 isoform X1, with translation MLKTIKQALFSSGLEMPKWTALPNQASDYEIRQYEPAKWVCTSIKTVDWDSAINTGFTKLFNYIKGKNEKGVKIDMTAPVTCYVQPGAGPFCESTTIVSFYVPSQHQANPPKPTEADVFIETRPAITVFVRSFGGFANAKRNQEEILALVESLKRDGKAFQEKVYYSAGYDSPFKLLNRHNEVWLIKKS, from the exons ATGTTGAAGACTATAAAGCAAGCACTCTTTTCCAGTGGCCTAGAGATGCCCAAATGGACAGCACTGCCAAACCAG GCTTCTGATTATGAAATTCGACAGTATGAGCCAGCCAAATGGGTGTGCACATCAATCAAAACTGTGGACTGGGATTCAGCTATCAATACAGGTTTCACAAAGCTCTTTAACTATATTAAGGGCAAGAATGAAAAAG GCGTGAAGATAGATATGACTGCTCCAGTGACATGCTATGTGCAGCCAGGAGCTGGCCCATTCTGTGAGTCCACCACAATTGTTTCTTTCTATGTGCCATCTCAACACCAGGCAAACCCACCTAAGCCCACAGAGGCAGATGTTTTCATTGAAACCAGACCAGCAATTACTGTATTTGTCAG GTCATTTGGAGGATTTGCCAATGCTAAAAGGAACCAGGAAGAAATACTGGCACTTGTTGAAAGCTTGAAGCGGGATGGGAAAGCTTTTCAGGAAAAGGTCTATTACAGTGCAGGCTATGATAGCCCATTTAAATTACTGAACAGGCACAATGAAGTTTGGCTTATCAAGAAAAGCTGA
- the HEBP2 gene encoding heme-binding protein 2 isoform X2, whose product MYLKASDYEIRQYEPAKWVCTSIKTVDWDSAINTGFTKLFNYIKGKNEKGVKIDMTAPVTCYVQPGAGPFCESTTIVSFYVPSQHQANPPKPTEADVFIETRPAITVFVRSFGGFANAKRNQEEILALVESLKRDGKAFQEKVYYSAGYDSPFKLLNRHNEVWLIKKS is encoded by the exons ATGTATCTTAAGGCTTCTGATTATGAAATTCGACAGTATGAGCCAGCCAAATGGGTGTGCACATCAATCAAAACTGTGGACTGGGATTCAGCTATCAATACAGGTTTCACAAAGCTCTTTAACTATATTAAGGGCAAGAATGAAAAAG GCGTGAAGATAGATATGACTGCTCCAGTGACATGCTATGTGCAGCCAGGAGCTGGCCCATTCTGTGAGTCCACCACAATTGTTTCTTTCTATGTGCCATCTCAACACCAGGCAAACCCACCTAAGCCCACAGAGGCAGATGTTTTCATTGAAACCAGACCAGCAATTACTGTATTTGTCAG GTCATTTGGAGGATTTGCCAATGCTAAAAGGAACCAGGAAGAAATACTGGCACTTGTTGAAAGCTTGAAGCGGGATGGGAAAGCTTTTCAGGAAAAGGTCTATTACAGTGCAGGCTATGATAGCCCATTTAAATTACTGAACAGGCACAATGAAGTTTGGCTTATCAAGAAAAGCTGA